The Benincasa hispida cultivar B227 chromosome 11, ASM972705v1, whole genome shotgun sequence genome has a segment encoding these proteins:
- the LOC120091614 gene encoding arabinogalactan protein 23-like, with protein sequence MEMKKIACAVLFAAATVSAAVAHDEALAPAPGPSSGAAIGLPAIGSVIGASLLSVAAYYLQ encoded by the coding sequence ATGGAGATGAAGAAGATCGCCTGCGCCGTCCTCTTCGCTGCCGCAACCGTCAGCGCTGCCGTGGCTCACGATGAGGCGTTGGCTCCAGCACCTGGACCAAGCAGTGGCGCCGCCATTGGTCTCCCGGCAATTGGCTCTGTCATCGGGGCTTCATTGCTCTCCGTCGCCGCTTACTACTTGCAATAG